A portion of the Leifsonia sp. EB41 genome contains these proteins:
- a CDS encoding RluA family pseudouridine synthase: MESRSLPVPDGLEGSRVDAGLAKLLGFSRSFAAEVAEAGGVTVDGREAGKSDRLSAGSWLEVSWQPREEARIVPIAVPELTIVHDDDDIVVIDKPVGVAAHPSVGWEGPTVLGALAAAGFRISTSGAAERAGIVHRLDAGTSGLMVVAKSEHAYTVLKRAFHDRTVEKIYHAVVQGHPDPLTGTIDAPIGRHPRSDWKFAVVAGGKPSVTHYETIEAFPAASLLEIHLETGRTHQIRVHMAAQRHPCAGDAMYGADPALSARLGLTRQWLHAVQLAFDHPATGEWVTFTTTYPEDLQHALDVLRAS, encoded by the coding sequence ATGGAGTCGCGCAGCCTCCCCGTCCCGGACGGCCTCGAAGGCTCCCGCGTCGACGCGGGCCTCGCCAAGCTCCTCGGCTTCTCGCGCAGCTTCGCCGCCGAGGTGGCCGAGGCCGGCGGCGTGACGGTCGACGGCCGCGAGGCCGGCAAGTCCGACCGGCTCTCCGCCGGCTCCTGGCTCGAGGTCTCCTGGCAGCCGCGCGAGGAGGCCCGCATCGTGCCGATCGCGGTGCCCGAACTGACCATCGTGCACGACGACGACGACATCGTGGTCATCGACAAGCCGGTCGGGGTCGCTGCGCATCCGTCGGTCGGCTGGGAGGGCCCGACGGTCCTCGGCGCCCTGGCCGCCGCAGGCTTCCGCATCTCGACCTCCGGCGCCGCCGAGCGCGCCGGGATCGTGCACCGCCTCGACGCCGGCACCAGCGGCCTGATGGTCGTGGCGAAGTCCGAGCACGCCTACACCGTGCTCAAGCGCGCCTTCCACGACCGCACCGTGGAGAAGATCTACCACGCGGTCGTCCAGGGCCACCCCGACCCGCTCACCGGCACCATCGACGCGCCGATCGGGCGGCATCCCCGCAGCGACTGGAAGTTCGCCGTCGTCGCCGGCGGCAAGCCGTCCGTGACGCACTACGAGACCATCGAGGCGTTCCCGGCCGCGAGTCTGCTGGAGATCCACCTGGAGACCGGGCGCACCCACCAGATCCGCGTGCACATGGCGGCCCAGCGCCACCCGTGCGCCGGCGACGCGATGTACGGCGCCGACCCCGCGCTGTCCGCGCGGCTGGGGCTCACCCGGCAGTGGCTGCACGCCGTCCAGCTCGCCTTCGACCACCCGGCGACGGGGGAGTGGGTGACCTTCACCACGACCTACCCGGAGGATCTGCAACACGCTCTGGACGTGCTCCGAGCGTCGTAG
- a CDS encoding YggS family pyridoxal phosphate-dependent enzyme gives MTTSTSPTSSSSPLAERLAAVREGVADAARAAGRSSDELTTIVVTKFHPASLVRELAALGVRDVGENRHQEAQEKAAELADLDLRWHFVGQLQSKKARQVRRYAAVIHSLDRIALVDALKLDDAPDVDVFVQLNLTDDPGRGGVADRDLEPLVEHVLATPGLRLLGVMAVAPLDEEPSRAFERVRLASERVRGLAPEATAISAGMSQDYREAIAAGATHLRIGTAITGNRPSLR, from the coding sequence ATGACGACCTCGACATCCCCGACTTCCTCAAGTAGCCCGCTCGCGGAGCGGCTCGCCGCGGTCCGGGAGGGCGTCGCCGACGCCGCCCGGGCCGCCGGCCGCTCCTCGGACGAGCTGACGACGATCGTGGTGACCAAGTTCCACCCGGCGTCGCTCGTCCGCGAGCTCGCCGCTCTCGGCGTGCGCGACGTGGGGGAGAACCGCCACCAGGAGGCGCAGGAGAAGGCGGCGGAGCTCGCCGATCTCGACCTGCGCTGGCACTTCGTCGGCCAGCTCCAGAGCAAGAAGGCGCGGCAGGTGCGGCGCTACGCGGCCGTCATCCACTCGCTCGACCGGATCGCACTGGTCGACGCCCTGAAGCTCGACGACGCGCCCGACGTGGACGTGTTCGTCCAGCTCAACCTCACCGACGACCCGGGCCGTGGCGGCGTGGCCGACCGCGACCTGGAGCCGCTGGTCGAGCATGTGCTCGCGACGCCCGGCCTCCGCCTGCTCGGCGTCATGGCGGTAGCCCCGCTGGACGAGGAGCCGTCGCGCGCGTTCGAGCGCGTCCGCCTCGCCAGCGAGCGGGTCCGCGGACTCGCTCCGGAGGCCACCGCCATCTCCGCAGGGATGTCCCAGGACTACCGCGAGGCCATCGCCGCCGGTGCGACACACCTTCGCATCGGCACCGCCATTACCGGGAATCGGCCGAGCCTTCGTTAA
- the ftsZ gene encoding cell division protein FtsZ → MTANQNYLAVIKVVGIGGGGVNAVNRMIELGLRGVEFIAINTDAQALLMSDADVKLDVGREITRGLGAGADPEVGRRAAEDHAEEIEEALAGADMVFVTAGEGGGTGTGGAPVVARIAKSIGALTIGVVTKPFSFEGKRRQQQAESGVQRLKEEVDTLIVVPNDRLLEISDRGISMLEAFSTADQVLLAGVQGITDLITTPGLINLDFADVKSVMQGAGSALMGIGSSRGADRAIKAAELAVASPLLEASIDGAHGVLLSIQGGSNLGIFEINDAARLVQEAVHPEANIIFGAVIDDTLGDEVRVTVIAAGFDGGEPKSVQASAADARRSTYVEAGSEEPAITSSATVEHAEPEAAAAEWHATGETPVNETTQKDPAFDDENDDLDIPDFLK, encoded by the coding sequence GTGACAGCAAACCAGAACTACCTCGCCGTGATCAAGGTCGTCGGCATCGGCGGCGGCGGCGTCAACGCCGTCAACCGGATGATCGAGCTCGGCCTTCGCGGCGTCGAGTTCATCGCCATCAACACGGACGCCCAGGCGCTGCTGATGAGCGACGCCGACGTGAAGCTCGACGTGGGCCGGGAGATCACCCGCGGCCTCGGCGCCGGAGCCGACCCCGAGGTCGGCCGCCGTGCGGCGGAGGACCACGCGGAGGAGATCGAGGAGGCGCTCGCCGGCGCCGACATGGTCTTCGTGACCGCGGGAGAGGGCGGCGGCACCGGAACCGGCGGCGCGCCCGTCGTGGCCCGCATCGCCAAGTCGATCGGCGCCCTGACCATCGGTGTCGTCACCAAGCCGTTCTCCTTCGAGGGCAAGCGCCGCCAGCAGCAGGCCGAGTCCGGCGTGCAGCGGCTCAAGGAAGAGGTCGACACCCTCATCGTCGTGCCGAACGACCGGCTGCTGGAGATCAGCGACCGCGGCATCAGCATGCTGGAGGCGTTCTCCACCGCCGACCAGGTGCTCCTCGCCGGTGTGCAGGGCATCACCGACCTGATCACCACCCCCGGGCTCATCAACCTCGACTTCGCCGACGTCAAGTCGGTCATGCAGGGCGCGGGCTCCGCGCTCATGGGCATCGGCTCCTCGCGCGGCGCGGACAGGGCCATCAAGGCCGCGGAGCTGGCGGTCGCCTCCCCGCTGCTGGAGGCCTCCATCGACGGCGCCCACGGCGTTCTGCTCTCCATCCAGGGCGGATCGAACCTCGGCATCTTCGAGATCAACGACGCCGCCCGCCTGGTGCAGGAGGCCGTCCACCCCGAGGCCAACATCATCTTCGGCGCGGTCATCGACGACACCCTCGGCGACGAGGTCCGCGTCACGGTCATCGCGGCCGGGTTCGACGGCGGCGAGCCGAAGTCGGTCCAGGCCTCGGCCGCGGACGCGCGCCGATCGACCTACGTGGAGGCCGGCTCCGAGGAGCCCGCGATCACCTCGTCCGCGACGGTCGAGCACGCCGAGCCGGAGGCCGCGGCCGCCGAGTGGCACGCGACCGGCGAGACCCCGGTGAACGAGACTACGCAGAAGGACCCGGCGTTCGACGACGAGAATGACGACCTCGACATCCCCGACTTCCTCAAGTAG
- a CDS encoding cell division protein SepF → MANPLKKTMVYLGLADEELEFDEHEQVQHQPVQQPRREAPAPSPVQPVPHPAPVAPVAGRAPVTPLRKSSTARNVSVQEMNEILTVHPRQYRDAQAIAESFREGIPVIINLSQMSEGDARRLIDFASGLSQGLYGKIERVTPKVFLLSPSHVVVSGEHGGQDADVDASFFAQA, encoded by the coding sequence ATGGCCAACCCGCTGAAGAAGACGATGGTCTACCTCGGCCTCGCCGACGAAGAGCTGGAGTTCGACGAGCACGAGCAGGTGCAGCACCAGCCGGTGCAGCAGCCGCGCCGTGAGGCTCCGGCCCCGTCGCCCGTCCAGCCCGTCCCGCACCCTGCACCGGTCGCTCCCGTGGCCGGCCGCGCACCGGTGACCCCGCTGCGCAAATCGTCCACCGCACGGAATGTTTCGGTACAGGAAATGAACGAGATCCTCACAGTCCACCCCCGTCAGTACCGCGACGCCCAGGCGATCGCCGAGTCCTTCCGCGAGGGCATCCCGGTGATCATCAACCTGTCGCAGATGAGCGAGGGCGACGCCCGCCGCCTCATCGACTTCGCCAGCGGTCTCTCGCAGGGCCTGTACGGCAAGATCGAGCGGGTGACCCCGAAGGTGTTCCTGCTCTCGCCGTCGCACGTCGTCGTCTCCGGCGAGCACGGCGGCCAGGACGCCGACGTCGACGCCTCCTTCTTCGCGCAGGCCTGA
- a CDS encoding glycosyltransferase — MSRYLLAGGGTAGHVNPLLAVADRLRRDDPSAEVVVLGTKEGLEARLVPARGYELATIPKLPFPRRPNGAALRFPGEYRRAVRSVTDLIRERGIDVVVGFGGYAAAPAYSAARSAHVPYALHEANARPGLANRLGARSTPWVGVAFEGTPLRHARFVGMPLRREIEQLDREAARPAALAEFGLSADRPTLLVTGGSLGARRLNGTIADRAAQLTAAGWQVLHIQGGRGELTDPGIEHYRLLDYCDRMDLAFALTDFAVARAGAATVCEFAGLGVPAVYVPFPIGNGEQRFNAAGVVEAGGGILVDDADFLPSWVDGRLLPLLADRAAVAEMARKAAVTGVRDGSDRMVALIRSALTGS, encoded by the coding sequence GTGAGCCGCTACCTCCTGGCCGGTGGTGGGACCGCCGGCCACGTCAACCCGCTGCTCGCCGTCGCCGACCGCCTGCGCCGCGACGACCCGTCCGCGGAGGTCGTGGTCCTCGGCACCAAGGAGGGGCTGGAGGCACGGCTCGTCCCGGCCCGCGGCTACGAGCTCGCCACCATCCCGAAGCTGCCGTTCCCGCGCCGCCCGAACGGCGCTGCGCTGCGCTTCCCCGGTGAGTACCGGCGCGCGGTGCGCTCGGTCACCGACCTGATCCGCGAGCGCGGCATCGACGTCGTGGTGGGCTTCGGCGGCTACGCGGCCGCGCCCGCCTACTCGGCCGCCCGGAGCGCGCACGTGCCATACGCGCTGCACGAGGCGAACGCGCGGCCGGGGCTCGCGAACCGGCTCGGCGCGCGATCCACCCCGTGGGTCGGCGTCGCGTTCGAGGGCACGCCGCTGCGGCACGCGCGGTTCGTCGGGATGCCGCTGCGCCGCGAGATCGAGCAGCTCGACAGGGAGGCCGCCCGCCCGGCCGCCCTCGCCGAGTTCGGACTATCCGCCGACCGCCCGACCCTCCTGGTCACCGGAGGCTCGCTCGGCGCGCGTCGGCTCAACGGCACCATCGCCGACCGCGCCGCGCAGCTCACCGCCGCCGGCTGGCAGGTGCTCCACATCCAGGGCGGCCGCGGCGAGCTGACCGATCCCGGCATCGAGCACTACCGGCTGCTCGACTACTGCGACCGCATGGACCTCGCCTTCGCACTGACCGACTTCGCTGTCGCCCGTGCGGGCGCCGCGACCGTCTGCGAGTTCGCGGGCCTCGGTGTCCCGGCCGTCTACGTGCCCTTCCCGATCGGCAACGGCGAGCAGCGCTTCAACGCGGCGGGCGTCGTGGAGGCCGGCGGCGGCATCCTCGTGGACGACGCGGACTTCCTGCCCTCCTGGGTCGACGGGCGGCTGCTCCCGCTGCTCGCCGACCGCGCGGCCGTGGCCGAGATGGCGCGCAAAGCCGCGGTCACGGGCGTGCGCGACGGCTCCGACCGCATGGTCGCCCTGATCCGGAGCGCCCTGACCGGATCCTGA
- the dnaE gene encoding DNA polymerase III subunit alpha, with product MLDGAARVKPLIEAAVEQGMPAVAITDHGNMFGAFDFWRTATDAGIKPIIGTEAYLTPRTHRTDKTRVRWGDGGGDDVSGSGAYTHMTMLAATTEGMHNLFRLSSYASTEGYYFKPRMDRELLNRYSKGIIATTGCPSGEVQTRLRLGQYEEAKKAAAEFRDIFGPENFFAEIMDHGLGIERRIMSDLIRLAKELGLPLVATNDLHYTHAADAKSHAALLCVQSGSTLDDPNRFKFDADEFYLKTPEEMRQLFRDHPDACDNTLAIAERVDVKFDTAANYMPRFPVPEGETEQSWFVKEVEKGLHERYPGGITEDVRKQADYEIGVISQMGFPGYFLVVADFINWSKNNGIRVGPGRGSGAGSMAAYAMRITDLDPLRHGLIFERFLNPDRVSMPDFDVDFDDRRRGEVIKYVTEKYGSERVAQIVTYGTIKAKQALKDSGRVLGFPFSMGEKLTKAMPPPVMGKDIPLTGIFDKEHPRFKEAVDIRAVVESDPEAKTVFDTALGLENLKRQWGVHAAGVIMSSDPLIDVIPIMKREQDGQIVTQFDYPACESLGLIKMDFLGLRNLTIINDALDNIRDNRGENLVLEELELDDRGAYELLSRGDTLGVFQLDGGPMRSLLRLMKPDNFEDISALIALYRPGPMGANSHTNYALRKNKLQDITPIHPELAEPLAEILSTSYGLIIYQEQVMAIAQKVAGFSLGQADILRRAMGKKKKSELDKQFEGFSQGMVDRGFSMAAVGKLWEILLPFSDYAFNKAHSAAYGVISYWTAYLKAHYPAEYMAALLTSVGDSKDKMALYLNECRRMGIKVLPPDVNESNLYFAAVGTDIRFGMGAVRNVGANVVDGVRAAREEKGRFESFHDFLSKVPVHAANKRTVESLIKAGAFDSLGHTRRALVEVHEDAVESAVKIKRSEANGDVGFDFDSLWGEDEQNQTQHHIPDRPEWVKRDKLAFEREMLGLYVSDHPLAGLELQLAKLASTSIAELLSSDSVQDGDTVVIAGLVTSVQHRVAKASGNQYGMIQVEDFGGEMTVMFMGKAYTEFSPMMQGDSIVVVRGRVSMRDDGMNLHAFSLMVPDLGQADDIGTLMITMADQRATTDTVASLAEVLSRHPGDSEVRLRLVKGQVARVFEVPRPVKVSPDLYGELKGLLGPNCLV from the coding sequence ATGCTCGACGGGGCCGCACGCGTCAAGCCGCTCATCGAGGCGGCCGTCGAGCAGGGCATGCCGGCCGTCGCGATCACCGACCACGGCAACATGTTCGGCGCGTTCGACTTCTGGCGCACGGCGACGGACGCCGGGATCAAGCCGATCATCGGCACCGAGGCCTACCTGACCCCGCGCACCCACCGCACCGACAAGACCCGCGTGCGCTGGGGTGACGGCGGCGGCGACGACGTGTCGGGCTCCGGCGCGTACACGCACATGACGATGCTCGCGGCGACGACCGAGGGCATGCACAACCTCTTCCGGCTCTCGTCGTACGCCTCCACCGAGGGCTACTACTTCAAGCCGCGCATGGACCGCGAGCTGCTGAACCGCTACTCGAAGGGCATCATCGCCACCACGGGCTGCCCGTCCGGCGAGGTCCAGACCCGCCTCCGGCTCGGGCAGTACGAGGAGGCCAAGAAGGCCGCCGCGGAGTTCCGCGACATCTTCGGCCCGGAGAACTTCTTCGCCGAGATCATGGACCACGGGCTCGGCATCGAGCGCCGGATCATGAGCGACCTGATCCGGCTCGCCAAGGAGCTCGGCCTCCCGCTGGTGGCCACCAACGACCTCCACTACACGCACGCGGCCGACGCCAAGAGCCATGCGGCACTGCTCTGCGTGCAGTCCGGCTCGACGCTGGACGACCCCAACCGCTTCAAGTTCGACGCCGACGAGTTCTACCTCAAGACGCCGGAGGAGATGCGGCAGCTCTTCCGCGACCACCCGGACGCCTGCGACAACACGCTGGCGATCGCCGAGCGGGTCGACGTGAAGTTCGACACCGCCGCCAACTACATGCCGCGCTTCCCGGTGCCGGAGGGCGAGACCGAGCAGAGCTGGTTCGTCAAGGAGGTCGAGAAGGGCCTCCACGAGCGCTACCCGGGCGGGATCACCGAGGACGTCCGCAAGCAGGCCGACTACGAGATCGGCGTCATCTCGCAGATGGGCTTCCCCGGCTACTTCCTCGTCGTCGCCGACTTCATCAACTGGTCGAAGAACAACGGCATCCGCGTCGGCCCCGGCCGCGGCTCCGGCGCCGGCTCGATGGCCGCCTACGCCATGCGGATCACCGACCTCGACCCGCTGCGGCACGGCCTGATCTTCGAGCGCTTCCTCAACCCCGACCGCGTCTCCATGCCCGACTTCGACGTCGACTTCGACGACCGCCGCCGCGGCGAGGTCATCAAGTACGTGACCGAGAAGTACGGCTCGGAGCGTGTCGCGCAGATCGTCACCTACGGCACCATCAAGGCCAAGCAGGCGCTGAAGGACTCCGGTCGCGTGCTCGGCTTCCCGTTCTCGATGGGCGAGAAGCTCACCAAGGCGATGCCTCCGCCCGTCATGGGCAAGGACATCCCGCTCACCGGCATCTTCGACAAGGAGCACCCGCGCTTCAAGGAGGCCGTCGACATCCGCGCGGTCGTCGAGAGCGACCCGGAAGCCAAGACGGTCTTCGACACCGCGCTCGGCCTCGAGAACCTCAAGCGCCAGTGGGGTGTGCACGCGGCGGGCGTCATCATGTCGTCCGACCCGCTGATCGACGTCATCCCGATCATGAAGCGCGAGCAGGACGGCCAGATCGTCACCCAGTTCGACTATCCGGCCTGCGAGTCGCTCGGCCTGATCAAGATGGACTTCCTCGGGCTGCGCAACCTCACGATCATCAACGACGCGCTCGACAACATCCGCGACAACCGCGGCGAGAACCTCGTGCTCGAAGAGCTGGAGCTCGACGACCGCGGCGCCTACGAGCTGCTGTCGCGCGGCGACACCCTCGGCGTGTTCCAGCTCGACGGCGGCCCGATGCGCTCGCTGCTGCGCCTGATGAAGCCGGACAACTTCGAGGACATCTCGGCGCTCATCGCGCTGTACCGCCCGGGTCCGATGGGCGCGAACTCGCACACGAACTATGCGCTGCGCAAGAACAAGCTGCAGGACATCACGCCGATCCACCCGGAGCTGGCGGAGCCGCTGGCGGAGATCCTCTCGACCAGCTACGGCCTGATCATCTATCAGGAGCAGGTCATGGCCATCGCGCAGAAGGTCGCCGGGTTCTCGCTCGGGCAGGCCGACATCCTGCGCCGCGCGATGGGCAAGAAGAAGAAGTCCGAGCTGGACAAGCAGTTCGAGGGCTTCTCGCAGGGCATGGTCGACCGCGGCTTCTCGATGGCCGCCGTCGGCAAGCTGTGGGAGATCCTGCTGCCGTTCTCCGACTACGCGTTCAACAAAGCGCACTCGGCCGCCTACGGCGTGATCTCCTACTGGACGGCATACCTCAAGGCGCACTACCCGGCCGAGTACATGGCCGCGCTGCTCACCAGCGTCGGCGACTCCAAGGACAAGATGGCGCTCTACCTCAACGAGTGCCGCCGGATGGGCATCAAGGTGCTCCCGCCGGACGTCAACGAGTCCAACCTGTACTTCGCCGCCGTCGGCACCGACATCCGCTTCGGCATGGGCGCGGTCCGCAATGTCGGCGCGAACGTCGTGGACGGCGTGCGGGCGGCCCGCGAGGAGAAGGGCCGGTTCGAGTCGTTCCACGACTTCCTCAGCAAGGTCCCGGTCCACGCCGCCAACAAGCGCACGGTCGAGTCGCTCATCAAGGCGGGCGCGTTCGACTCGCTCGGGCACACCAGGCGCGCGCTCGTGGAGGTGCACGAGGACGCGGTGGAGTCCGCGGTCAAGATCAAGCGCAGCGAGGCGAACGGCGACGTCGGCTTCGACTTCGACAGCCTCTGGGGCGAGGACGAGCAGAACCAGACGCAGCACCACATCCCCGACCGCCCCGAGTGGGTGAAGCGCGACAAGCTCGCGTTCGAGCGCGAGATGCTCGGGCTCTACGTCTCCGACCACCCGCTGGCCGGGCTGGAGCTGCAGCTCGCCAAGCTCGCGAGCACGTCGATCGCTGAGCTGCTCTCCTCCGACAGCGTGCAGGACGGCGACACCGTCGTCATCGCCGGGCTCGTCACGAGCGTCCAGCACCGCGTGGCGAAGGCGTCCGGCAACCAGTACGGCATGATCCAGGTCGAGGACTTCGGCGGCGAGATGACCGTCATGTTCATGGGCAAGGCGTACACGGAGTTCTCGCCGATGATGCAGGGCGACTCGATCGTCGTCGTGCGCGGGCGCGTCAGTATGCGCGACGACGGGATGAACCTGCACGCGTTCAGCCTGATGGTGCCCGACCTCGGCCAGGCCGACGACATCGGCACCCTCATGATCACGATGGCCGACCAGCGAGCGACGACCGACACCGTGGCTTCGCTCGCCGAGGTGCTGTCGCGGCATCCCGGTGACAGCGAGGTGCGCCTGCGCTTGGTCAAGGGCCAGGTCGCGCGGGTGTTCGAGGTCCCGAGGCCCGTGAAGGTGTCGCCGGACCTCTACGGCGAGCTCAAAGGCCTCCTCGGCCCCAACTGCTTGGTGTAG
- a CDS encoding FtsQ-type POTRA domain-containing protein, translating into MKRPAGFDRSAARQNDAPAPSAPETASPARPEPGRAPSASPVGTITEPIPIVRTQEPIPEHGLRPSRATDRLPLTERVPSNREISKALRAARAERRRVERGEVRRFTKRSRRRRMAWLGAAGVAVALVLGVILVGLSPLLALRHIQVVGASRLDAGAISAKLGDQVGKPLALLDQAAISSDLAAFPLIRSYTLESHPPDTLVVRIVERQAIGAVQHGSAFVLVDAAKVPISSSATRPAGYPIIAATGAAADANADSGFAAAAAVLSSLPADVLSRVDTISAKTKDDVSFTLREGGATVVWGSAEDSALKSADLAALLKGAPKASRFDVSSPHSVTTG; encoded by the coding sequence GTGAAGCGTCCAGCGGGGTTCGACCGGTCGGCGGCACGGCAGAACGACGCCCCTGCGCCCTCCGCGCCGGAGACCGCGTCACCTGCGCGCCCTGAACCGGGCCGTGCGCCATCCGCGTCACCGGTCGGGACGATCACCGAGCCGATCCCGATCGTGCGCACGCAGGAGCCGATCCCCGAGCACGGGCTCCGCCCGTCCCGCGCGACCGACCGCCTCCCGCTCACCGAGCGCGTGCCGAGCAACCGCGAGATCTCCAAGGCCCTCCGCGCCGCCCGTGCCGAACGCCGGCGGGTGGAGCGCGGCGAGGTGCGCCGGTTCACGAAGCGCTCGCGCCGCCGCAGGATGGCCTGGCTCGGCGCGGCGGGCGTCGCTGTCGCCCTCGTGCTCGGCGTGATCCTGGTCGGCCTCTCGCCGCTGCTCGCGCTCCGGCACATCCAGGTCGTCGGGGCATCCCGGCTCGACGCCGGCGCGATCTCGGCCAAGCTCGGCGACCAGGTCGGAAAGCCGCTCGCGCTGCTCGACCAGGCCGCGATCTCCAGCGACCTGGCCGCCTTCCCGCTCATCCGCAGCTACACGCTGGAGAGCCACCCGCCGGACACCCTCGTGGTGCGCATCGTCGAGCGCCAGGCGATCGGCGCGGTCCAGCACGGGTCGGCCTTCGTCCTCGTGGACGCGGCGAAGGTGCCCATTTCCTCCAGCGCGACGCGGCCTGCGGGCTATCCGATCATCGCCGCGACGGGGGCCGCGGCCGACGCGAACGCCGACTCCGGCTTCGCAGCAGCGGCCGCCGTGCTGTCGTCGCTGCCCGCCGATGTGCTGAGCCGCGTGGACACCATCTCGGCGAAGACGAAGGACGACGTGTCGTTCACCCTGCGCGAGGGCGGCGCGACCGTGGTCTGGGGGAGCGCGGAGGACTCAGCGCTCAAGTCCGCGGACCTCGCAGCGCTGCTCAAGGGTGCGCCCAAGGCGAGTCGTTTCGACGTCTCGTCACCGCACAGCGTGACGACAGGATGA
- a CDS encoding YggT family protein: protein MLVVSIIANVLYYVLLIYFFVLWARFVLDLVRTFARQWRPRGFGLVLAESTYVVTDPPIRFFRRIIPPLSMGPVAIDFGWSLTMLVVIIGLYVTLSFT from the coding sequence GTGCTTGTCGTCTCGATCATCGCGAACGTGCTCTACTACGTCCTGCTGATCTACTTCTTCGTCCTCTGGGCCCGGTTCGTGCTGGACCTGGTGCGCACGTTCGCGCGGCAATGGCGCCCGCGCGGCTTCGGTCTCGTGCTCGCCGAGTCGACCTACGTGGTCACCGACCCGCCGATCCGGTTCTTCCGCCGCATCATCCCTCCGCTGTCGATGGGGCCGGTCGCGATCGACTTCGGCTGGAGCCTCACCATGCTGGTCGTCATCATCGGCCTCTACGTGACCCTGAGTTTCACCTGA
- a CDS encoding DivIVA domain-containing protein, with the protein MALTPEDVVNKRFQPTKFREGYDQDEVDDFLDEVVVELRRLTQESDELKQRLVAADSRIAELQRSGGSGQAAAPAPAAADNGEVQRLQQENDDLKQRLAAAQQQAAQAQQAPAAPAAAAGAAAGFAAGATDANDPNATNNLLQLARRLHEEHVREGVEKRDALIAEGHATAARIVAEAESKQRAQISALDQERAGLERRIDELRGFERDYRQGLKGYIEGQLRDLDSQSSSFGGNAPTPVPAGSSDGQDQGAQPPVFPGFGG; encoded by the coding sequence ATGGCGCTGACTCCGGAAGATGTGGTCAACAAGCGGTTTCAACCGACGAAATTCCGTGAGGGCTACGATCAGGACGAGGTCGACGACTTCCTCGACGAGGTCGTCGTCGAGCTCCGACGACTGACCCAGGAGAGCGACGAGCTCAAGCAGCGCCTCGTGGCCGCCGACTCGCGCATCGCAGAGCTGCAGCGCAGCGGCGGCTCCGGTCAGGCCGCGGCTCCCGCGCCCGCCGCCGCCGACAACGGCGAGGTGCAGCGCCTCCAGCAGGAGAACGACGACCTCAAGCAGCGCCTGGCCGCCGCGCAGCAGCAGGCCGCGCAGGCCCAGCAGGCTCCGGCCGCTCCTGCCGCCGCCGCGGGCGCCGCAGCGGGCTTCGCCGCCGGCGCCACCGACGCGAACGACCCGAACGCGACCAACAACCTCCTCCAGCTCGCGCGCCGCCTGCACGAGGAGCACGTCCGCGAGGGCGTGGAGAAGCGCGACGCGCTGATCGCGGAGGGGCACGCCACCGCCGCTCGGATCGTCGCAGAGGCCGAGTCCAAGCAGCGCGCCCAGATCAGCGCCCTCGACCAGGAGCGTGCGGGCCTCGAGCGCCGCATCGACGAGCTCCGCGGCTTCGAGCGCGACTACCGCCAGGGCCTGAAGGGCTACATCGAAGGCCAGCTCCGCGACCTCGACAGCCAGTCGTCCTCCTTCGGCGGCAACGCCCCCACCCCGGTGCCCGCGGGCTCCTCCGACGGCCAGGACCAGGGCGCCCAGCCTCCGGTCTTCCCGGGCTTTGGAGGCTAG
- the lspA gene encoding signal peptidase II, with the protein MILAVVALCVYLLDQIAKVLVVSNLYEGQQVQLLGQLLQLHFVKNPGAAFSIGSGSTWIFSIVGVGVLGFVIWYAPRIRSTAWAILFGLLLGGLLGNLTDRLFREPGFGVGHVVDFLQIPLLPAIFNLADVAIVSSMVLFLILTLRGVGLDGQAPAEEEEDEDGEVGDTVEAEPSPEAHEPRNPQP; encoded by the coding sequence GTGATCCTGGCGGTGGTCGCGCTCTGCGTGTACCTCCTGGACCAGATCGCCAAGGTCCTGGTCGTCTCGAACCTCTACGAGGGCCAGCAGGTCCAGCTCCTCGGACAGCTCCTCCAGCTCCACTTCGTCAAGAACCCGGGCGCGGCCTTCTCCATCGGCAGCGGGTCGACCTGGATCTTCTCGATCGTCGGCGTCGGCGTGCTCGGCTTCGTCATCTGGTACGCGCCGCGCATCCGCTCGACGGCGTGGGCCATCCTCTTCGGCCTGCTGCTCGGCGGCCTGCTCGGCAACCTGACCGACCGGCTGTTCCGCGAGCCTGGCTTCGGCGTCGGGCACGTCGTGGACTTCCTGCAGATCCCGCTGCTGCCGGCCATCTTCAACCTCGCGGACGTCGCCATCGTCTCCAGCATGGTGCTGTTCCTCATCCTCACGCTGCGCGGTGTCGGCCTCGACGGCCAGGCGCCCGCCGAGGAGGAGGAGGACGAGGACGGCGAGGTGGGCGACACCGTCGAGGCCGAGCCGAGCCCCGAGGCTCACGAGCCCCGGAACCCGCAGCCCTGA